The Argopecten irradians isolate NY chromosome 6, Ai_NY, whole genome shotgun sequence genome has a window encoding:
- the LOC138325405 gene encoding uncharacterized protein — protein MGIFFAVFGMLVYLIETGLQLHACSRLWDISAILAGLTLSYVLGSLIIVNIVSAVMVLRTMDFSGKTCGRCLCVLLHTCQLGLIWRCLKLLILYDESDWKEYLGLRLIHTALQSLPFVVTSGYYMFTSNTFDGESVFTLFLFLVSSAIALATFNLGKYLFDSEEFLEWKARARKPVGICFLVFGTFLMLISRCGSFILFMSVFHYWIFVPMGGHFLVYILITAIYSGYSEGCGLWRQVRNALFSYLNIFDLVERESTKVSCKNVFYYSVVVIENVAMTAVWMVAFEGDYLFKLCVVALMIVSFIFGVILKSSSCGCIHWVDSDDPISVDTMDLALYITKQAIVNKNPNSHHGNQRHLENGNNIQESIHGHLQGYDNEGFHSLSTPNLEIPLNYSKKSKSKKKKSADGSISQSDNSPRKLGLTGSSGDVASSNSRNTNTLNISTKSNRQNNKEAQSPDRMLDAAALRASTKHRKSADGMQQIPIQGALSDRGASKHRDNLMVKHFSMRKSTKDIPLFPNECNGIEESKAFGSPKAKHVLSNSVEEYDPEDSESSEGSEYISYSYYYDTDWSTMLSFDSEDANTWAQPVSLVNLHSLPKDKSSTTQSVQTWLSRLEEWAPIMEPPEVAVDELPDVLDKTSRLQQNPYVSSSHHSDTSHSHRSSSVYDEAYRRLPVSPNKVQSPHPDRSYRGETHHNNISNITVSNYASHNMNTSDRITKAPSEFDRPPIPALPMTGRGSMVDNGVLLWQHEDEASPDCVQESMV, from the coding sequence ATGGGGATATTTTTCGCCGTGTTCGGTATGCTGGTCTACCTGATAGAGACTGGACTTCAGCTCCACGCCTGTTCGCGTCTGTGGGACATATCAGCAATACTTGCAGGTCTCACTCTGTCCTACGTCCTTGGCTCACTTATAATCGTGAATATCGTCTCGGCCGTCATGGTCCTACGAACCATGGACTTCTCCGGCAAGACATGTGGGAGATGCTTGTGTGTCCTTCTCCATACTTGTCAGCTCGGTCTGATTTGGCGCTGCCTCAAATTACTCATTCTTTATGACGAGTCCGACTGGAAGGAGTATCTTGGCTTGAGACTGATCCATACAGCTCTTCAAAGTCTTCCTTTTGTAGTCACTTCCGGTTATTATATGTTCACATCAAATACATTTGACGGCGAATCTGTGTTCACATTATTCTTGTTCCTTGTCTCAAGTGCCATAGCGTTAGCAACCTTTAATTTAggcaaatatttatttgattcgGAAGAATTCCTGGAATGGAAAGCTCGAGCACGGAAGCCCGTTGGGATATGTTTTCTTGTGTTCGGGACTTTCTTAATGCTTATTTCAAGATGTGGATCTTTTATCTTATTTATGTCTGTGTTCCACTATTGGATATTTGTACCGATGGGCGGCCATTTTCTGGTGTATATTTTGATAACCGCCATTTACTCCGGATATTCCGAGGGTTGTGGGTTATGGAGACAGGTCAGAAATgcattattttcttatttaaacaTCTTTGACCTTGTCGAGAGGGAATCAACCAAGGTCAGTTGTAAAAATGTGTTCTACTACAGTGTTGTTGTCATAGAAAACGTTGCCATGACAGCAGTATGGATGGTCGCGTTCGAAGGAGATTACTTATTCAAATTGTGTGTCGTTGCTTTAATGATTGTGAGTTTTATATTCGGAGTTATCCTTAAGTCATCGAGTTGTGGCTGTATACACTGGGTGGACTCGGATGACCCTATTTCCGTGGATACCATGGATCTAGcactatatataacaaaacaggCCATCGTGAACAAAAATCCTAACAGTCACCATGGCAACCAACGACATCTTGAAAACGGCAATAATATTCAGGAATCAATTCATGGACATTTACAAGGGTATGATAATGAAGGATTTCATAGTTTATCGACGCCGAACTTAGAAATTCCTTTAAACTACTCCAagaaatcaaaatcaaagaaaaagaaatctgCGGATGGTTCTATTTCTCAATCTGATAACTCTCCAAGGAAATTAGGACTTACCGGGAGTAGCGGCGATGTGGCATCTAGCAATAGTAGAAATACAAATACCCTTAATATTAGCACCAAAAGTAATCGGCAAAATAACAAGGAAGCCCAGTCTCCCGATCGAATGCTTGATGCGGCTGCACTAAGAGCATCGACCAAACACAGAAAGTCTGCTGACGGGATGCAGCAAATTCCTATACAAGGAGCGCTCTCTGACAGAGGGGCATCGAAACACAGGGACAATTTAATGGTCAAACATTTCTCAATGAGGAAATCCACAAAAGACATACCATTGTTTCCTAACGAGTGTAACGGGATCGAAGAGTCCAAAGCTTTTGGGTCTCCAAAGGCTAAACATGTACTCAGCAATTCCGTGGAGGAGTATGACCCAGAAGATTCTGAATCGTCAGAAGGTTCAGAGTATATTAGTTATAGCTATTACTACGACACGGATTGGTCGACCATGCTTTCTTTTGACTCCGAGGACGCCAACACGTGGGCTCAGCCTGTCTCCCTCGTCAACCTTCACTCCTTGCCCAAAGACAAATCATCCACCACCCAAAGTGTTCAGACCTGGCTCAGCCGACTGGAGGAGTGGGCCCCGATCATGGAACCGCCGGAAGTTGCAGTTGATGAACTTCCGGATGTTCTTGACAAGACATCTAGACTTCAACAGAATCCGTATGTCAGTTCTTCGCATCATAGTGACACATCTCATTCACATCGTAGCTCTAGTGTGTATGACGAAGCCTACCGGCGTCTGCCAGTATCACCAAACAAAGTGCAATCTCCCCATCCTGATCGCTCATATAGAGGCGAGACTCATCATAATAACATCTCAAATATTACTGTTTCAAACTATGCCAGTCACAATATGAACACATCGGACAGAATCACCAAAGCTCCAAGCGAGTTTGACCGCCCACCCATCCCCGCCTTGCCAATGACAGGGCGAGGGTCAATGGTGGATAACGGGGTGTTACTATGGCAACATGAAGACGAAGCATCGCCAGATTGTGTGCAAGAATCAATGGTTTAG